From the Bacillus sp. FJAT-22090 genome, the window GTATCCATTCCAGCACCAAGAATAACTTACTGCTTTAACCCTAATTCAATTTCGTTTATTAATACTTTTTCGCAATATGCTGTACGTGCCAAGGTAATTGGAGAAAGCTGCACTTGAGTAATCCATTTTAAAATTTCATCTGGATCATCTTTAAACATTTGTGCAATATCTTTATTGAAAAACTGTATTCCTTGAATCATATTCTTACTGATGTCCGAAAACTCTTTTTGAGAAATTAGATCTTTTGCAATAAAATCATCGAAAATTTTAGGGTTATCAAATTTACTGTGATATGCTCGACCGAAAGCTGATATCAAAGAAGTGAGACTGGATTCATTCTGTTTCATTATTTTACCTCCCGTATATAGAAAAATAAGATTCCCCCTGGCCAGGAGAATCTTATTATAAAACAGAATTTATTTAATTGTAAATTATAGCATAAATGAAAAAATTGTCAAGTAAAAATAACTTTTATTATGCTGGTTATATCGCACTAGTTGCGCATTTCGACCATAATTTGTAAATTCAACTAACGGGGCAGTTTAGTTGAAGAAGGAATAATTAAATCTTTATTGAATATGAATAGGAGGGTTCAATAGTGATAATTGAATGTTTGATGGAAAAAAGGGAGAGTTCAATTTTAGGGAGAGTCATAGCGGTTAGTTTATGATGATTAAATATAAGGGGAGGCCATAGGAAGAATATCAAAAAGCTAGTTACAAATATCAAGAAGAATCGAGGAGATTAAATAAATGAGTAAACCTGTAATTCGAACTTATAAAGATTCAAGTGATTTAAAACGAATGCAGAAACTTACACAAGCTATATGGTCACTGGAACCTAATTACCATATAGGCGATCTAGCTTGGCAACGCCACCGACACGCTGGACGCGAGGATGATTGGGATACTGCAATTTGGGAAATGGATGGGAAGCCCGTTGCTTGGGGATGGATTCAAAAACCTGGTGAGTTAATATGTCAAGTTGATCCTGATTTTCCTGAGGTGGCCAAGGATGTCATTGACTGGTTTGATAAAATAACTAAAACCAATGAGCAAAAAGTGATTGTCCTAGAAACGGAGTCGCATCTTATTTCAGCCTTAGAAGATTCTTTATTCAACCCATTAGCAGAAAATCCAGAAGTCCTCACAAAAATATCATTGGATAGTTGTTCATTCCCTGTTCAATTGCCAGATAAGTTTAAAGGTCGCCATATCAAGGGTTCTGAGGATTTAACAAATCGTGTGGCAGTACATAAGGCTGCATTTCATGGATCCAGAGTCACAGAAGAAAGTTACTTGAACGTTATGAATACCTATCCTTATGATTCTTCTCTTGATTGGGTAATAGAATCCCCAAATGGTGAGTTCGTAGCATCTTGTTTAATTTGGTTTGATGAAGATAACAAGGTGGGGTTACTGGAACCTGTTGGAACGGATCCGAGATTTAGGAGAATGGGGTTAGCCAGTTCAGTCTGTAAGCTTGCTCTCAATGCGTTGCGTGATAAGGGGGCAAAAACGGCAGTTGTTGTTTGTACTTCCCCTAAAACACATGAATTTTACAAGTCTATTGGATTTGAAACATTTGCTCAAACAAAATCATTTCATCGTCTTAAAAATACTTTATAAACTTCGCTTTTCTTCTTCAACTAACGGGTGCTTTAGTAAGACAAGACCATCATTTCGATGGTCAATTTTTTATCCAAAACATCAAGTAGATCTCAGAAATCCATTGTGAAATGTTACACTTAAACTACCGTGGCAGTAATCTTAAATAGGAAATTTAAAAGGAGGTTCTTAAATGGAAAAATACAAATTAGTATTACTAACAATTATTACACTTGTGCTATTGTACATAGCATTTATAATTTCAGACCCAGGTTTTGGAGTAGGATATTAAGCTAACGGCTGCGTCTATCCAGGTAGGGTTAACCGCCTTATTTGCGGAAATTTTTATTAAGCTAACGCAGCAGGTTAGTTTAATAAGGAATAGTGGTAAAATAAATGTAAAAACGGATTGCTCGGAGGAGAATAAATGTCGATAAATAAAGCTCTAGAAATTATAGAAGCGAACCAAGAAGAAGCTGATTTTATTGGTGAAATTGATGAACAAACAATTATTGATGCAGAAAATAAATTAAGGGTGAAATTTCCTAAAAGTTATAGAGAGTTTCTAAAGAAATATGGTTTGGGAGATATTTTTGGACAAGAAATTTATGGTCTAGGAACAGATGAAACGGGAATCCCGAATATGATTTGGATTACCAAAGAATTAAGGGAAAAAGAAAATTTGCCTAATAATCTAATTTGCTTTTATTTCGCTGATGATGGCGAATATTTCTGTCTAGATTGCTCCAAAGTACGAAGTAATAATGATGACGATGGACCTGTTGTTTCGTATATCAGTGGACTTCCGATAAAGGAACAACCATTTGAAATGATTGCAGAGAACTTTGGAGATTTTTATCAGAGCTATTAATCAATTCTCTAGAGGATTAATTGCTTTATAAGAGGGACTACATATATTTATTCACGAGTGCTTTGCTTCAACAAAGGAGTAAGGCATTTTTCTCATTCAACTAACGGGTGCTTTACTTCAAAAAGGAGTAAAGCCTTTTTTCTTGTTAAACTAAAGGTGCAGATTAGTTCAATAAGCAGAGAATTTTTGAAAAGAAGTAGAAGTATTTGTTATATGGGAAAATTATTCAAGTATTGGACAGGTAAAGAATCGAGGTGGAAATAAAAAATGGTTGAAAAAACTCAAACAAACAACAGTAAATCGGTAATTTCTTTAACACTTGGTATTCTTTCAATCCTAATACCATACATCGGATTGATACTTGGTGTTATAGGAGTTGTAGTTTCAAGAAGAGCGACAAAAGAAATTGTAAAAACAGATGAAGGTGGCAGTGGATTAGCTACCTCTGGTTTAATTTGTAGCGTTGTCGGGTTTATCATTCAACTCTTTCTAGTAGTGAGTATTATTGCTTTCTATTCTCTAACTAATGTAAGTTAGTATTTCAAGTTCTTCTTCAACTAACGGGTGCTTTACTTCAAGAAGGAGTAAAGCCTTTTTTCTTTTTGAACTAACTAAAGCGGCAGTTTAGTTGAAGAAGGGTAGGTTGTAATTTTTCCTATTCATTAACGTCTAATCAATAAATAGAGGGGGGAAACACAATGAGAAAATCATGTAATATACTTTTATTTGC encodes:
- a CDS encoding GNAT family N-acetyltransferase translates to MSKPVIRTYKDSSDLKRMQKLTQAIWSLEPNYHIGDLAWQRHRHAGREDDWDTAIWEMDGKPVAWGWIQKPGELICQVDPDFPEVAKDVIDWFDKITKTNEQKVIVLETESHLISALEDSLFNPLAENPEVLTKISLDSCSFPVQLPDKFKGRHIKGSEDLTNRVAVHKAAFHGSRVTEESYLNVMNTYPYDSSLDWVIESPNGEFVASCLIWFDEDNKVGLLEPVGTDPRFRRMGLASSVCKLALNALRDKGAKTAVVVCTSPKTHEFYKSIGFETFAQTKSFHRLKNTL
- a CDS encoding SMI1/KNR4 family protein, which codes for MSINKALEIIEANQEEADFIGEIDEQTIIDAENKLRVKFPKSYREFLKKYGLGDIFGQEIYGLGTDETGIPNMIWITKELREKENLPNNLICFYFADDGEYFCLDCSKVRSNNDDDGPVVSYISGLPIKEQPFEMIAENFGDFYQSY
- a CDS encoding DUF4190 domain-containing protein; translation: MVEKTQTNNSKSVISLTLGILSILIPYIGLILGVIGVVVSRRATKEIVKTDEGGSGLATSGLICSVVGFIIQLFLVVSIIAFYSLTNVS